ttcgatttaagatttaagattatatttttaaataacaaaaatattagagTCTTAACATTTGTAGTTAGAATTTATGGTagatgattaattaattttttttaaaagtttgaagtttaatgTTTATGGTATAGGTCAAAGTATGtggttcagggtttagggttaaaggTTCGAAATAGATATGGTTTGAgataatgttttgaaaatatttaactttataattttatatttaatatttaatatttgtagtttaaattttaaaacattataaaatcttattattttatattgaaaatattaaacccttagattaaaatcaatcaatggtcatgaaaaaaacaatataatttgtaattttagttcttttcaatttttttttaaaaatgcttaaatttaaaaaatgtagttacgggtttaaatcaaaatttaaaatggaactttaaattaaagattattattttttaaatgattaaaatttgagtttaactctaaactataaacgtaaactttaaacctaaaccttaaactttaaataataataaaaatattagatttaatgttcaaagataaactttaaatttttataactttataattctatagtttatgatttgaggtttatatttaagaaaagattaaagttagAGTCTTGTAAGTCAGAATTGTATAAGTGATTGTAAGAGAACATATATCTCAAGATCAAGTTAAAGTCTCAACTTGAAGCTTAAGAAACTATACACATTCAGTTGATTTATATTCACTTGATATTGATAAGATGATCTTCAATATAACTTCTTAAAGTACTTGAATTCAGTTTTCCGATTTTAGGGTATATTTGAGGTATTGCTGATTTATATAAACGATACGGTTGAGTTATCTAAATgatacggctgagttatctaaacattttttgattttagggtatgtttgaggtatggctgagttatgtaaACGACACAGCTGGGATATATAAATGACACGGCTGAGTAGTGTAAACATAGCATAAATCAAATACACAATACATGGGTGAGTTATgttttttacatagaaaaccaaaaatacagGCTTTCTGCACCATTCTGGTATTCATCCATGTATCCAAGCTTCAATGAACTCCTCTGTGTCGTCTCTGCTGAATCTGTCACTTCTTTTCATctccttcattttctttttgttcaattttctcttccactcagatctgaaaaaaaattagattatccaAATATGGGTATGAAATCACAAACAAACTTAATTAAATACATCCCACAATTGTCGATCTGGATGTTTTTTGGAATGTATTTGTCTTTTCTCCTCGGAATGCACACTTCTTATAGCTAGGTTTTCGGAGATTGGCGGAAAGTAACTCAGTCACAACTGCATATATAAACCAAActgcatatataaaccagccgtaaaagaaaagtaattcagccacaacataaattaaaactcaGCCACAAACTCGAAAAACGCAGCAGAGAAGATGATTTCGGGCGATTACAGCGAAAAATATTTCGTAAAAACGATTGGAGACGACGATTTCGGGGAAGATGATATTAGAGAAGACAAGACAGAGAGTTAGTTCGAGGAAGACGGAGTAAACACAATGTCGATGACGATTTCAGGGAAGAGGCGGTTAGGGTTCCTTTAGTTCTTTGACGAAGTTGTGctgtgttgttgtgtttttttaTAACGTTATGTAATTAAAGGGATGATTGATTGTTCTCTATTACTGATGTGGATATTTAATTAGTGATGTggatttattgtttaaaaataatttcaattaaaaaaaactaatcaaatgCCCTTATTGTCATTTATTAAGGGTATCCAAACActatagtaatttttaaaagatgtatAACACTCTATTAATAAACCAATTTTTCTTATACATTCTAGTAATTTTTTCTATCTTAAATGCATAAAAAGTTTACATAAATATCTTTAACCTATCAAGAGAGAGAAACAGAAAtgattaaaacaaatgaaagcaGTAAACATCAATCACTGGCAAAGAGtgttaaaggatctagctagtAGGATATGAAGCATCCGAAGTCCCCCAAAGAATAAGAGGATTAACTTAGCCTAAAACCTAATCACATTATACAGCTTAAATTCCCACTAACTAAATAATGGTCATCAACACATTATATTAATCCCTACATGTGATCCGAGAACATTCTAACACAGAAGctagttatatattttcaacaaacaaaaaaggtcGTTAAGAAACAAAAAGTCTCTGTAACGACCCGGTTTCTCTAAACCAGATTTAGAAATTTGTTTGGTTAATTATTCTCTAAACCAAACCATTTGAAATAAACCAAAGAGATATATAAGTCGTATACATCTCCATCTTTGACGAAACCTAGCCGCACACCTCCAATTAAACCATTGTTCACCTCCAAAAATCTGATGCACCGCGATGCCACCACCGGCTCTCCCCGTTGTCTTGGAGCTATCACGCCAtgtcagagagagagagcctcGTCATCACTGGTCAAACGTCTCACGTGTTGTTGTCTCGCATCGAACTCGAGAGATGTATATATGACGTGAGGAGGAGGCGCACAAAGACGGAGCCACCGTCTCACCACCGCCGCACCGATCAGATCCACACTGTTGTTAGTCGCAAGCCATTGGAGGAGGCAGTCATGTCTCCAGAGAGTCGTGATAGCCAGAGATCGTACCAGCCACCGTCATCAACCGTTATCTAGCTAAGTGTTGCCTCCTTTGTTACTTGTGCCACAAGTAACGTATATACCACAAACCTTAAACGTGTCTTTGCATGTGTTTAGGTGTAGTGAATCTTATGCCAACCTGGAGTTAGTTGCccatcattttaaaataaggCGTACAAAGATTTATGGAACAAGTTTCGCTCGACACCATGATTAGGTTGGAATCTTTTAAAGTGATGTTAGGCGAGATCGTTCCCGAGCTTTTGATGAGCTATATCCAATATTTGCTAAGGTGAGGATCTTTTCTCGAATTCCTCTTACACGGCTTAGGACCttgaataagtataatttatttctaatgtgtttcCGTCTACGTGAAATCGAGTCTGttattgcttgtttagtttttaggttctttgcttaaaccggaactagggtgttagaggattcaacaatgattgtttcatttaaaattggtaaataaaaatagttctttTATTAGGAGTTATGTGATTGTTTGAGACGGATACAGAGACAGACttctgtatgccggattgtGTGGAGGTTACGACCAGCTATAGTCGACCGGTTGACGCGTAACCCAGgaggtcgataaatcgtctacgggcgtgtgttaccgagcacttgttcggtgtgtgtatgaaccgagcaccttttcggtagtgttttggcctgttagtgggcagcgagtgtgcacctcgctaggactGTTGTGTGATCtttgggtactttaggtaccgtGTTTGCAACGTGTTaagattaaattatatttattcggagtgctctgtccgggtccatggacttcgggtttagtatcccatacctcactgagtgaCTTCCCCGTTACTCACCCCTCATTTGCCCCTTGCAGGTGAGACAGATGAGTATATGATATTTGGACGGATTTGGTGCTACTGGACTTTTTATTCGGATTTTTATTTGGGCTTTGGGTGAGTGTAATTGGGTATATGGGCTTTAATTATACGAGATATTGTTGGTGGCCCGCTGTTCTCCGGATTGGAGGTGACGGGTGTCAGTCTCCGTAAGAATAAAACCGGATTGTAACTCAACAAGGAATCATTAGTTTTAACACAAAAGCAACTAGTTTTAAACGTTGAAGCATACAACACAACCAATCACATAGAGTTCATAAGCAAGCAACACACATATAAGCTTAAGTAAAAAAAGTAGGATAGAGAGTATATATGTGGCTCGAGACTGAAGGGACACACAATTATAAAGACAATTTAAAGGACCAGAGATAGATAGTAGATTGGTCATGAGATTTACTAATCTCAAATATGATCAATCGATGACCAAAGACATAATCTTTTCCTGAAGATTTGGCTGAATCGGCTGAACTCTATATCCAAATTGCGCATCATGATCTCTCATCATCATTCCTCTTGCGTTGCTAGCTATTTCCATCTCTTGCTGTTGCTGCAATTTCCAAACCATATCCATATATCTCAAGCACACATTAACATACCAATATATAGTTTCAAACCAAATCAAGGGCTTAATGAATAAATGACTATCATTTATATATACCAGCTGGAAACTGAGTTGCCGATTCTCCTCTACCATCATTTTCTCCTGCCCAcaaatttttttgatataaacatcaatatatatatttaaaccaGAAAGCTCGATAGTAAAGTACAAAATCGGTTATATATGGTCACATTTCTCCTTTTTGTCATAAGGTACTCCATCTGTgccaagcagaccaagttaagAGTTAATTGTggattttgatttatatatttttatatagattaaTGTGCATGCGTATGAATGTATACATGCCTGGTGGTCTCGGACTTTGTCGAGGCCATGTTCAACGGCGTGCTCTACGGCCATCAGGTTTTTTAAGTTGAGAGACTGTATATCTTCTCCTTTCAAATGCCTGTATTGATCACAGTTTTTATGCATTTTATCATTCATGCTGATatttcaaagatttttttttatttagctgttttataaatacttatgtaaatatataaaaatattattttttaaaatatatgaaaatatgtagGGTGGAGATTGACCTGAGCTCCAGTTGTAAGCTATCATTCTCCTTTTTGATCTTATCAATCTCATTGCTGAGGTTCTGGACACCAAATAAtgacaaaacactaaacataaatatatgtcTCACAAAATTATTGAAGAAATCTGGTTATTCATGAGAAGCCTTTCATGTTTTATgcacaacatatatatagtgagtgatatcatatatgtaaaaagtatacacatacatacacatacacataCACATAACAATAACTTAAATGGTAGCcgttcgtaaaaaaaaaaaaaaaacttaaatggtATACAACCCTCTGTATGCTGCTTATTTTATAAAGATATATTCAATTTGTTGGAACTAAGCTTATGATTGTCAgaactaattaataatatttggaGTAAAATCAGTCGTTTTAAAGAGTAATTAAAGAGTATTTCCCAGTTTTCAATCACACATGTAAAATCAGTAAACTGTTCAGACATTAGTATTTATATCACATCCCAAATTTCCTCTCGCTAACCTCACACCTTAAAATGGAATCACTCACAGATCTAACTAGCTCTCTCTAAGATTTTGTCTTGGTTGTTTCAAAACACAGTTGGTGAATACATTTAGATATATTCTCTACAATATATTCAAGATCCTACAAATTAAgcatgaataaaataaaaacaatggaaaGAAGAGAATAACTTCCATGTTTCGTGGCTCCATGTCTTGTTGAGTACAAGAGAATCAATAAAGAGGCTGGAAGGCTAGACACACAAAGAAAACTTTGTAGATCTGCATTTAGGGTTCGagaggttttcctttttgaCATGTTTtgggaaaataaaattaaataacccCGTTTCATGATATTTAGCACAGAATATctgtggttaaaaaaaaacacagaatatttgttctttttttttttttttttgtaactgactTCACAGAATATTTGTTCTTGAGACAAAAACACTAAAGTAGATCTGTATCTAGGGTTGAAAATTCATGGGTTTCCTGACATGTTTTCGGCAAAGAAATTGAAAACCCATGATTCTggcatataatatttttgagaCTAAGAAACTTTAGATTATATAAAAAGAGAGTTAGTACCTCATGCTTAGCATCCCATAGTTTCTTGCCAGATAACTTCTGGTATTGGTCCAACATAGCACCAAGATCCATGGAAGGACAACAATAATCAGTCATCTTACCATTACTTGCGAAGACTATGAGAGCAACTTTTGCATCACACAGAACTGTGATCTCTTTCGCCTTCTTAACcaacccattcctcctcttTGAGAACGTCACAACTCTGTTGTTTACGTTCTCTATCCTCTTTATCTCTATCTTCCCTCTtcccatctttctctctctagctcTCTTTTCTCTGTTTTAGGGTTTGCTATGAGAAATTGTTAAGATATGGAGGCGAGTATATGTGGTTTATATGGAGAAGAAAAGGAGGAGCATTGGTCTAAAAGGAACAttggtgagagagagagagagaacgtgTTTCATTAATCCATAGGTGAAGTGAGACTTTGACAGTTTGAGATGGAAAACAAAGCTACTTTCGTGATGGCAAGTAATGGAAGGCTTGTTTTTGTGGTTCTCTTATCACACTTAGTCGCATAGCCAACTCTATTCTCCCTCCTATTTACACTAGCACGAAATAAAACTTTGAAGTAACGCAAAAATCAAGTAGAAACATAATTAGTTAATTTGCTTAACACTCTTTGCCTGTGATTGATGTTTATTGCTTTCATCTGATTTGATCAtatctgtctctctctctcttgatagGTTAAACTGCTGTTTCTAACCTCTGGTCTCTTCCTTATATGTATTTTTCCGATGCACTGAAgatggagattttttttttagcaaaaaataaaagaaacaaattttttcaAAGACcaattttcatataaatcaCTTTGCAGAAAATATCCATTTTTAGgtagcaaaaaaaattaaacagaaGCGAGATAATTGTTGCAATTTGTAGTCTTGTAGATTTAAAGTCAAGAGCTCAGAAGAAATTATAACTACTTCTTTCACAGGTTCTTACTTTGGTCATTCCAAGACTTGCTATTACAAGAACTCTATGTCCATATATAGGTCTTATCGAATATTGTAGCTACACTATATTAATCAAACATATTAAATTATCGAAATATGaagatatcttcttctttttttttttttgaaacatcgAAATATGAAGATATCATGTTGACAAAGAAGCCATGTTCGAaactacgctaggcgctagtcggacgGTGAGTCCGGGCCTAGCGCGAGTTACcaaaaaatcggggattaagcGGGATATACGCGGGgattagttttttattattttttaattataaaaatatgtatatatataaatatatgtgaatTATGCATGTAAGAACATCGTAGTCCAGTGGTTCGGTTGGAATTGTTAGGTGCGAGAGGTGATGGGTTCGAATTATATGcagtgtgtgttttttttttccatttaaaTTAGCGCGATTTAggacaaaaattttaaaagatcaCTTAACTTGTCCCACATCGGTAATATAGGAGTAGGAGAAGTCTTCAAGTCACTTATAAATACATGTTAAGGTCTTAgattttaatttgttaagtGGGCTTCTAACATGGctaaactttaaaaatacaGTCCAAACTTTTGTTTGATAATAATCGGATTTCAAAACCGATTAATCGGATTTTGACCGATTAGTCGGATTTTGACCGATTAAATGGTAGTCCGATTTACTGCACCGGTTTGGTCATAGTCGGGGAGGTGGGGTTGCGCGGAGCGCCTAGTCGGCCGATTAATCGGCTAGGCGCCCGCGTTTTTGAACAAGGCAAAGAAGAGTGAGTGAAATAAATTGATTTGAAGTTAAATCAAGATTGATAAGAAAGAAACAACAAGAGTAAAGAAGCACTGAAATTACCAAAGACTTTGCTATAACCATTGGAAGTTATCATGCTTAAATTATTAAGGGAAAAATGTCATTGCTTGTCGAAGAAAAGTTTATGGTTTTCTGATTCACGTCAATCGGATACGTGTCAAGGTCTTGTGCAAGTTTCTGGTCTTCTGTAGTAGGTTTATTGTATTCGCGATTTCGCGGTAACAAATCGTTTAATCAAAGTTTAAGCGTTTATtagataacttttttttttggtaatcaatttattagataaatttttatattagataACATTAAAGCATATACATTATTAGGAAATTGTCTTCCCGTAAATATCCATGACTAATGGTTTATGAGAGATTCACGAGAGAGAGTCATATTGGTATTGAAAAAACGTAGATCGTGTATATATGTTcaataaaatctataaacatGGGTTCAGAATGGGTTAATGTTTCAGATCCGTGAGTGATTGATATACTTAGAAGGCAAAATTGTTTACATAATACAAGAAAACACTTAAACAAactggatcaagaagatgacaTGTACACACCTTTCCATGaaatatgatataatatatatatcgatGATGTGGAAAATCAGTCTTAAAATTATAACCTAGTTATCATATGTCTCTACAATGAGGATTTTTATTCCCATAAAGAAAATGCATGAATGTTAAACTACGTACTTTCCTCAGTATTCCGATCGATCGAATCTAACTCAAAAGAGAGCAACAACAGCAGAAACGAAGGCGACCAAAAAAGAGGCACCACCTAATGTAGAAGCGGCACTTCCAGCCGTAGGTGTTGTAGTAGTAGTCGTCCCGGCTCCTGGGGTGGTGGGAGTGGTTCCTCCAGCAGCAGGGGTGGTAGCACCACCAGCACCAACTACGTTGATGGCAAGTTTTTGACCAAAGCGGCAATGGTCACCGAAGGTGCAGATGTAGTATTGTGGTCCGGTGGTGTTTAGTATAATTTTGACCGGAGGAGTCATCATGACGCTGAGGGGTTTCTCTTTCACGCAGTTCTCATATGCATCTTTTGTTACAACAGCCACATCATGTCTCCCAGCGGTGAAATCAAATTCTGtaacaataatatacaaaaacttGTTATTAATATAGCAATTAAAAATGACGCACATAGTCAGCGCCTTTCAATGTTGGTTGATATGTCCTGTCCTAGTTGAAAATATCCTATAActtactgaaaaaaaaaatggtttacgTCGATGAACTAAATTAAGTTAGTAGTGGATACTTATAAGAGCGATGTTTAATAAAATACTAGGCGGCAATTAAATGTTTTACAGAAAACAAATACATAGGCAGTTTAGGCACTATGTAGAtcgacttttaaaaaaaaatcgaatcttTTATATCCAATTCATCTACGTGCTAATTCTTAGAACACTGTTGATGATGAActtccaaaatataatagttcTATTATCATTAAGGAAATTTTaagttgaaataaaaataaataaaagaagtaTTATCCATTAGATAGTAGGTGTaactaatttttatctatttcttttgattgaaatatattaaatcaacttgtattaaaaaaaattaaaaaatactaaaattgtataatattaTCAAAAGgtaaaactaaacaatatttctataattttagatatataaaaaaattattaatgatattacgattaaaaatttatatttttaacaaaaattatcgaaagttttgaaagttttagtaatgaaaattgtataattataagaaaaaattaaataatatttcaaaatttgtaaaatattgttaatattttattattattatattatctaatgttatatttgaataaatttacttaattgataatatatgaattattaccattttctacaaaaattacacaaaataaattaacattaaatctaattatatatatcaCATTTAGTTATAAATCATGTCATCATTTTTTAGCATGTTATATTACATCTTTTAGTGAAAGTGATTGTATAAAGGACACATAAATAAAATGTATGAAATCATTTTGCAAATAATGTTAGTAGATATAGACTATCAATGTCAGTCGgtgaaaattg
This genomic stretch from Brassica napus cultivar Da-Ae chromosome C9, Da-Ae, whole genome shotgun sequence harbors:
- the LOC106439488 gene encoding floral homeotic protein PISTILLATA-like isoform X2, which produces MGRGKIEIKRIENVNNRVVTFSKRRNGLVKKAKEITVLCDAKVALIVFASNGKMTDYCCPSMDLGAMLDQYQKLSGKKLWDAKHENLSNEIDKIKKENDSLQLELRHLKGEDIQSLNLKNLMAVEHAVEHGLDKVRDHQMEYLMTKRRNEKMMVEENRQLSFQLQQQEMEIASNARGMMMRDHDAQFGYRVQPIQPNLQEKIMSLVID
- the LOC106439488 gene encoding floral homeotic protein PISTILLATA-like isoform X1 yields the protein MGRGKIEIKRIENVNNRVVTFSKRRNGLVKKAKEITVLCDAKVALIVFASNGKMTDYCCPSMDLGAMLDQYQKLSGKKLWDAKHENLSNEIDKIKKENDSLQLELSMNDKMHKNCDQYRHLKGEDIQSLNLKNLMAVEHAVEHGLDKVRDHQMEYLMTKRRNEKMMVEENRQLSFQLQQQEMEIASNARGMMMRDHDAQFGYRVQPIQPNLQEKIMSLVID
- the LOC106439489 gene encoding umecyanin-like; its protein translation is MAGVFKTVTCMFLVLAAVVFAEDYDVGDDTEWARPNDPKYYATWAASKTFRVGDELEFDFTAGRHDVAVVTKDAYENCVKEKPLSVMMTPPVKIILNTTGPQYYICTFGDHCRFGQKLAINVVGAGGATTPAAGGTTPTTPGAGTTTTTTPTAGSAASTLGGASFLVAFVSAVVALF